One part of the Nymphaea colorata isolate Beijing-Zhang1983 chromosome 8, ASM883128v2, whole genome shotgun sequence genome encodes these proteins:
- the LOC116258699 gene encoding two-component response regulator-like PRR1 isoform X1, whose amino-acid sequence MSQKGDRFHEDVSSNQFLDRSKVRILLCENDSKSCQEVTDLLCKCSYQVTAVKTPRQVIDALNAQGEDIDIILSEVDLPVAKGFKMLKYIMREKELRRIPIIMMSAKDEVSVVVKCLRLGAADYLVKPLRTNELLNLWTHMWRRRKMLGVAEKNILSHELDMPASDPSDTNTNSTTPFSDDTDDKKCRRSTMPEVNTSIPNECESHAFAAGEPQVELFTEYEPRVSGATSLPGILSCPRRSELKVGESSAFFTYIRSNAPGICTSDFRCSSTGASAAGLHHGEQCPVANQSLDDPEAQIPRDSSRAFCTIRTDADTTCIADMTLGMSRPSELQRLRLSGEEEPGMKLPSTSHSKTTSFDSSQDWFLPNEQGSGTGLHPSNPGNVGDTVSQAVARSPLYMPQMLKTVVGPPAAHIFQGSLQEGPSHVPSNLLTCYNGLPQCQAVPLMAPFSYYPLGIGMHAAQMQTLHTWLPAANSSVPEMKTACLARREAALVKFRNKRKERCFDKKIRYVNRKRLAENRPRVRGQFVRQAFDAETRSNGQTVTNNDSDLDEDEDEDGPVSSELGADSAPECESEF is encoded by the exons ATGTCTCAGAAGGGCGATAGATTCCACGAAGATGTGTCTAGCAATCAATTCCTTGACCGTAGCAAGGTCAGGATTCTACTATGCGAAAATGACTCCAAAAGTTGCCAAGAAGTTACGGATTTGCTTTGCAAATGCTCTTACCAGG TAACTGCTGTAAAGACCCCGAGGCAGGTGATCGATGCTCTAAATGCCCAAGGCGAGGACATCGACATTATACTATCGGAAGTCGATCTTCCAGTTGCCAAAGGCTTTAAGATGCTGAAGTATATCATGAGGGAGAAGGAACTCAGGAGAATACCTATCATTA TGATGTCCGCAAAAGATGAGGTCTCCGTGGTCGTCAAATGCCTGAGGCTTGGTGCTGCGGACTACCTCGTAAAACCCTTGCGCACTAATGAGCTGCTGAACTTGTGGACTCACatgtggaggaggagaaaaatg CTTGGCGTCGCAGAGAAGAACATTCTGAGCCACGAACTTGATATGCCCGCATCTGACCCGAGTGACACAAATACAAACAGTACGACTCCCTTCTCGGATGACACAGATGACAAGAAATGTAGGCGCAGCACAATGCCGGAAGTGAACACATCCATCCCTAACGAATGTGAG TCGCATGCTTTTGCAGCTGGGGAACCACAAGTTGAGCTTTTCACAGAGTATGAACCTCGAGTGTCGGGAGCTACCAGTCTTCCAG GAATACTATCGTGCCCTAGAAGGAGCGAGCTCAAGGTCGGAGAGTCATCAGCCTTCTTTACATACATCAGGTCAAATGCGCCTGGAATTTGTACTTCTGATTTTAGGTGTTCAAGCACAGGCGCATCAGCAGCAGGTCTTCACCACGGTGAACAGTGCCCAGTTGCAAACCAGTCACTGGATGACCCTGAAGCTCAGATACCTAGAGACTCTAGCCGTGCTTTTTGCACCATCAGGACTGATGCTGATACAACTTGCATTGCTGATATGACACTTGGTATGTCTAGACCTTCTGAGTTGCAAAGACTCAGATTGTCTGGTGAAGAGGAACCTGGGATGAAGTTGCCTTCTACTAGTCACAGCAAGACCACATCTTTTGACTCTTCACAAGATTGGTTCTTGCCCAATGAACAGGGATCTGGGACTGGATTGCATCCTAGCAATCCAGGAAATGTAGGTGATACTGTCTCTCAGGCAGTTGCTCGATCTCCTCTCTATATGCCACAAATGCTAAAAACAGTAGTGGGACCACCTGCTGCTCATATATTTCAAGGAAGCTTGCAAGAAGGACCAAGTCATGTGCCTTCAAACTTGCTAACTTGCTATAATGGTCTTCCACAGTGCCAGGCTGTGCCACTTATGGCACCCTTTTCATATTATCCACTTGGTATTGGAATGCATGCAGCACAAATGCAAACATTACATACTTGGCTTCCCGCGGCTAACTCTTCAGTGCCTGAAATGAAGACTGCTTGTTTAGCTAGGAGAGAAGCTGCATTAGTCAAATTtaggaacaaaagaaaagaacgtTGCTTCGATAAAAAAATTCGGTATGTAAATCGTAAACGCCTTGCCGAAAACAGACCTCGGGTTCGTGGTCAGTTTGTCAGACAGGCATTTGATGCAGAAACTCGTTCTAATGGACAGACAGTCACAAATAATGATTCTGATTTggatgaagatgaggatgaagatggACCAGTTTCAAGTGAACTAGGAGCAGATTCTGCACCTGAGTGTGAATCAGAATTTTAG
- the LOC116258699 gene encoding two-component response regulator-like PRR1 isoform X2 encodes MLKYIMREKELRRIPIIMMSAKDEVSVVVKCLRLGAADYLVKPLRTNELLNLWTHMWRRRKMLGVAEKNILSHELDMPASDPSDTNTNSTTPFSDDTDDKKCRRSTMPEVNTSIPNECESHAFAAGEPQVELFTEYEPRVSGATSLPGILSCPRRSELKVGESSAFFTYIRSNAPGICTSDFRCSSTGASAAGLHHGEQCPVANQSLDDPEAQIPRDSSRAFCTIRTDADTTCIADMTLGMSRPSELQRLRLSGEEEPGMKLPSTSHSKTTSFDSSQDWFLPNEQGSGTGLHPSNPGNVGDTVSQAVARSPLYMPQMLKTVVGPPAAHIFQGSLQEGPSHVPSNLLTCYNGLPQCQAVPLMAPFSYYPLGIGMHAAQMQTLHTWLPAANSSVPEMKTACLARREAALVKFRNKRKERCFDKKIRYVNRKRLAENRPRVRGQFVRQAFDAETRSNGQTVTNNDSDLDEDEDEDGPVSSELGADSAPECESEF; translated from the exons ATGCTGAAGTATATCATGAGGGAGAAGGAACTCAGGAGAATACCTATCATTA TGATGTCCGCAAAAGATGAGGTCTCCGTGGTCGTCAAATGCCTGAGGCTTGGTGCTGCGGACTACCTCGTAAAACCCTTGCGCACTAATGAGCTGCTGAACTTGTGGACTCACatgtggaggaggagaaaaatg CTTGGCGTCGCAGAGAAGAACATTCTGAGCCACGAACTTGATATGCCCGCATCTGACCCGAGTGACACAAATACAAACAGTACGACTCCCTTCTCGGATGACACAGATGACAAGAAATGTAGGCGCAGCACAATGCCGGAAGTGAACACATCCATCCCTAACGAATGTGAG TCGCATGCTTTTGCAGCTGGGGAACCACAAGTTGAGCTTTTCACAGAGTATGAACCTCGAGTGTCGGGAGCTACCAGTCTTCCAG GAATACTATCGTGCCCTAGAAGGAGCGAGCTCAAGGTCGGAGAGTCATCAGCCTTCTTTACATACATCAGGTCAAATGCGCCTGGAATTTGTACTTCTGATTTTAGGTGTTCAAGCACAGGCGCATCAGCAGCAGGTCTTCACCACGGTGAACAGTGCCCAGTTGCAAACCAGTCACTGGATGACCCTGAAGCTCAGATACCTAGAGACTCTAGCCGTGCTTTTTGCACCATCAGGACTGATGCTGATACAACTTGCATTGCTGATATGACACTTGGTATGTCTAGACCTTCTGAGTTGCAAAGACTCAGATTGTCTGGTGAAGAGGAACCTGGGATGAAGTTGCCTTCTACTAGTCACAGCAAGACCACATCTTTTGACTCTTCACAAGATTGGTTCTTGCCCAATGAACAGGGATCTGGGACTGGATTGCATCCTAGCAATCCAGGAAATGTAGGTGATACTGTCTCTCAGGCAGTTGCTCGATCTCCTCTCTATATGCCACAAATGCTAAAAACAGTAGTGGGACCACCTGCTGCTCATATATTTCAAGGAAGCTTGCAAGAAGGACCAAGTCATGTGCCTTCAAACTTGCTAACTTGCTATAATGGTCTTCCACAGTGCCAGGCTGTGCCACTTATGGCACCCTTTTCATATTATCCACTTGGTATTGGAATGCATGCAGCACAAATGCAAACATTACATACTTGGCTTCCCGCGGCTAACTCTTCAGTGCCTGAAATGAAGACTGCTTGTTTAGCTAGGAGAGAAGCTGCATTAGTCAAATTtaggaacaaaagaaaagaacgtTGCTTCGATAAAAAAATTCGGTATGTAAATCGTAAACGCCTTGCCGAAAACAGACCTCGGGTTCGTGGTCAGTTTGTCAGACAGGCATTTGATGCAGAAACTCGTTCTAATGGACAGACAGTCACAAATAATGATTCTGATTTggatgaagatgaggatgaagatggACCAGTTTCAAGTGAACTAGGAGCAGATTCTGCACCTGAGTGTGAATCAGAATTTTAG